The Halanaerobium praevalens DSM 2228 genome contains a region encoding:
- a CDS encoding NAD(P)/FAD-dependent oxidoreductase, whose amino-acid sequence MTKKDYDVIIIGAGPTGIFTAMEFVKKEADLNILILEKGTDLEKRVCPMKENPGMGCVNCPSCAIVSGWGGAGAYSDGKLSLSPDIGGNLENYIGRQELIDNISYADDIYMEFGAPDRIFGVAEDKQDEIRKKSVKAELKFIPARLRHLGTGYSQVVLQNMQDYLAEQGVEIRFGVNVKKFIVEDQKIEAVKTKAGEIISANYVMTAAGRENAEWLTNEAQDLDIETAINPVDIGVRVECPAAVTEYMTDNLYESKLIYHTPTFDDKVRTFCMSPYGEVVSENNQGLITVNGHSHSDIKTHNTNFALLVSKTFTEPFHEPIAYGKDIAKLANLLAGGVLVQRLGDLLEGRRTTEERLKRSVTEPTLKDATPGDLSLVLPHRHLTGIIEMLKALDKITPGIYGRDTLLYGVEVKFYSSRLKVDNNLESKIENLFFGGDGAGITRGLMQASVSGIVIARSILKKLKK is encoded by the coding sequence ATGACTAAAAAAGATTATGATGTGATTATCATTGGTGCTGGCCCAACTGGAATATTTACAGCAATGGAATTCGTAAAAAAAGAAGCTGATTTAAATATTCTGATTTTAGAAAAAGGAACTGATTTAGAAAAAAGAGTCTGTCCAATGAAAGAAAATCCTGGAATGGGCTGTGTTAACTGTCCCAGCTGCGCTATAGTTTCAGGCTGGGGTGGAGCTGGAGCTTATAGTGATGGTAAACTTTCTCTTTCTCCTGATATTGGTGGCAATCTTGAAAACTATATTGGTCGACAAGAATTAATTGATAATATTTCTTATGCAGATGATATTTATATGGAATTTGGGGCTCCAGATCGTATTTTTGGAGTAGCAGAAGATAAACAGGATGAAATCAGAAAAAAATCTGTTAAAGCGGAATTGAAATTTATTCCAGCTAGATTAAGACATTTAGGTACTGGTTATAGTCAAGTAGTATTACAAAATATGCAGGATTATTTAGCTGAACAGGGAGTCGAAATCAGATTTGGAGTTAATGTCAAAAAATTTATAGTTGAAGATCAAAAAATTGAAGCTGTAAAAACTAAAGCAGGTGAAATAATTTCAGCTAATTATGTAATGACTGCTGCTGGTCGTGAAAATGCAGAATGGCTAACTAATGAGGCTCAGGACTTAGATATTGAAACAGCAATTAATCCAGTTGATATTGGAGTCCGAGTAGAATGTCCTGCTGCAGTAACCGAATATATGACTGATAACTTGTATGAATCAAAATTAATTTATCATACCCCAACTTTTGATGATAAAGTAAGGACTTTCTGTATGTCCCCATATGGAGAAGTTGTTAGTGAAAATAACCAAGGTTTAATTACTGTTAATGGTCACAGTCATTCTGATATTAAGACTCATAATACAAATTTTGCTTTATTAGTAAGTAAAACTTTTACAGAACCATTCCATGAACCAATTGCTTATGGTAAAGACATTGCTAAATTAGCTAATTTATTGGCTGGAGGAGTTTTAGTTCAGCGTTTAGGTGATTTACTTGAAGGAAGAAGAACAACTGAAGAAAGACTTAAAAGATCAGTAACTGAACCTACTTTAAAAGATGCTACCCCTGGTGATTTATCTCTAGTTTTACCACATCGCCATTTAACAGGAATTATTGAAATGCTAAAAGCTTTAGATAAAATAACTCCAGGAATTTATGGTAGAGATACTTTGCTTTATGGAGTAGAAGTTAAGTTTTATTCCTCAAGATTAAAAGTTGATAATAATTTAGAAAGTAAAATTGAAAACTTATTTTTTGGTGGAGATGGTGCTGGAATAACTAGAGGTTTAATGCAGGCTTCAGTTTCTGGAATAGTTATTGCTCGCTCTATTTTGAAAAAACTAAAAAAATAA
- a CDS encoding redoxin domain-containing protein gives MKFKKGQKIPEFSLEDHNDQEISLAEFEGKNILLSFHPFAWTSVCRNQMEALEENYEEFDKNNTVPLGISIDPMPAKKAWARDMGLKKLSLLSDFWPHGELASKLGIFIDKIGTSGRVNILVDDQGEVLWAKEYDISELPDIEEVLEAAADNA, from the coding sequence ATGAAATTCAAAAAAGGTCAAAAAATTCCAGAATTTAGTTTAGAAGATCATAATGATCAAGAAATTAGTTTAGCTGAATTTGAAGGTAAAAATATATTATTATCCTTTCATCCATTTGCTTGGACAAGTGTTTGTCGCAACCAAATGGAAGCTTTAGAAGAAAATTACGAAGAGTTTGATAAAAATAATACTGTACCACTGGGAATTAGTATTGATCCGATGCCAGCTAAAAAAGCCTGGGCACGTGATATGGGACTTAAGAAATTAAGTTTATTATCTGATTTTTGGCCTCATGGAGAATTAGCCTCAAAACTTGGTATTTTTATAGATAAGATAGGAACTTCTGGTCGAGTTAATATCTTAGTTGATGATCAGGGTGAAGTCCTTTGGGCCAAAGAATATGATATTTCAGAATTACCTGATATAGAAGAAGTATTAGAAGCAGCAGCTGATAATGCTTAA